The window AATGAGGTGAGTGCTGTTCCATCCTGTTCCCTACCATCCCGTACTCATCCGCAGCAGATCTTCATGGTGAAAGCATAACATGGCATATGAAGCGCATTTCTATTTTTGAGTATAGATTACGGAGTTCTAAATAATACCTGGCGCAATTGGAATTTCTGATGATCACCTCGTCCAACCCGTAGTTATCGAGACATTATAGATCGTGCTTACCTCAGCCCTCCCTACGTCATGCGCGCCCTTGCTGTTGCTCAcccattttcttctttcctcgcTTTCCTCTCCAATCCTCACAGAACAGCATGAACGGGGCCACCCCGTCTCAGCGCCGGTCGGCAGCCAACCACTCCTCCCAGCCGCACAATGTCGACCACCAGGACAGAAGACGGTGAGAACCgccaacaagggcaagagtCTATCACCGACTAAGCTGACTTGACACATTCCCAGCATCCACTGGGCACCGCTCAACATCGGCCTGGAGCGTCGCCTGCAAACCCTGATCGTGCTCTGCCACACCTTAACGATTGCCATCTTCCTAacctccttcttcttcacctgcgCCATTCCGCTATTCTGGCCGCTCCTCGTGCCCTACTTAGTCTACatcaccctcttctccacagCGCCCACATCAGGCGACCTGAAAGGCCGCAGCCCATTCCTCCGCTCGCTCCCGATCTGGCGCCTGTATGCAAACTACTTCCCCGCCCGCCTGCACCGCGAGGAACCTCTCCCGCCAACGAAGAAGTATATCTTCGGCTACCATCCCCATGGCATCATCTCCCAcggcgccttcgccgctTTCGGAACTGAGGCGCTGGGCTTCTCGAAACTTTTCCCGGGGATCACTAATACCCTGCTGACTCTGGACGCCAACTTCCGGATCCCTTTCTACAGAGAGTATGCGCTGGCTATGGGGCTGGCCAGCGTGTCGCGCGAATCCTGCGAGAATATCTTGACGAAAGgcggcgaggacggcgagggcaTGGGCCGCGCTATTACCATTGTGGTCGGGGGCGCGCGAGAGTCTCTCCATGCGCAGCCGCATACGATGCGCTTGGTCCTGAAGGGTCGCAAGGGGTTCGTCAAGTTGGCGATTCGGACGGGTGCCGACCTGGTGCCTGTGCTGGCGTTCGGCGAAAATAACATCTACGAGCAAGTTCGGGGAGACCAACATCCGATTATCCATAAGTTCCAGATGCTGGTTAAGCAGACGATGGGGTTCACCATCCCGCTTTTCCATGCGCGCGGGGTCTTCAACTACGACGTCGGCCTGATGCCTTATCGCCGGCCTATGAATATCGTCATCGGGCGCCCTATCCAGGTCATGCAGCAGTCAAACCGGGATAAGATCGATGATCAGTACATTGACCAGCTTCATTCACAGTATGTTgaggagctgcagcggctCTGGGGTCGGTGGAAGGATGTCTTCGCCACCGAGAGGAagggcgagctggagatCATTGCGTGATATCTGTTTCGGGGAACCCTTGACGATGGAACGTTCCAAGTCAACGGTCTTCTCTTTCACTGTCTTATGTAGATAATTGTATGTCCAATAACCAACCATTCACAGATATCTCAAACAAATATACATAAAAAAGGTCCTATCACCACTGCCATAAAAAAAATCCAGCGCATAGATCGGGTATCAGATCGTACATTCTCAAAAAAGcgagaaacaaaaagggtTGGTCCATTCGGACCCATTGTAAACGCGAGCTTACGGGCATCATACCGAGGGAGAGGcaacggccttctcctcggcggcctgCCCCCCTGTGGCCTGCTCCCCGTTGGTATTCTCCTCTGTAGTCTTCTCCTCGATGGTCTTCTCCCTCGTAGCATTCTCTCCAATGGCCTGTGCTCTAGGCGCCGACTTCTCAACGGGCGACGACTTGAGCGCAGCAACTTCCGCCGACGCAGATTCTCGCCTGCTGCCTCCAGTGGCTTGGATGCTGCCACGAGAGCCATTGTCCAATTGGCCGCTAACAACTCGACCCCGGATCATTTCATCCAGCATCCGGGAGACTTCGTCCATATTTTCCTTCTTATCGCCTTCCTTCTCGgtttccttttccttttccttttccttttctttttctttttctttttctttttctttctctttctcttgccctttctctttcaagGAAGCTGCCCTTGGACTCACAGCCTTGCCGATCATGCCATTCGTTGTTGGGGTGGGCCCATCGGCGTCCGAGGGCGAGTTCACTTTGCTCTTCGGTTCCGTTGGCGATTGAGATTCGTTGGTCACAACGGCCAGATCTCGATACCGCGTTGCGGACCGAAGAGCAGTAAGCATTCGATCTTTATCATCGAGCTGCAGGCGAAGTTCGTTGATCTCCATATCCTTCTCGCGGACGAGGGCCGCCATATCAGGGTGCTCGGAGATGGTATTGGTAGTGTTGGCTTTCATGCCCACCGATATGCGGGAGTGGCTGGACCGCCGGGCCTGGAGCAGCCGGCGTTCCAAAGTCGAGATGTATCGATTCTTATCGCCCAGATCGGCCTGCAGTGCAGAAACCTGCCGCTGCAAGCTCGCCCTGCCATCGCCGTATTCGCCCatatcatcgtcgtcctcattGACAGAATATGGCATAGAAACGGACGGATCGTTGCTGTTGACCGACATGAAAGAGATAGGTCGGATGGATGACTGGCCAGCACCCAAGGTAGACTGGCTGGCGGAAGAGCGCAGGGATCGAGTCCCTGTGGACAGACCAGAGAGCCGTCCAAATGCAGAAAGGCTATTGTGGCTGTTCACGCCGGTCGACTTGGAGCTCAGAATGAGACGATTGAGGTGTTCGATCCGCTCCTTAAGCGCCGTTCGTGCTAGCTGCATCTCCAACACTTGTTCGTCGTGGCGAGTCTGCGCTTCTTTTTCGTACTGTTCCGCCTCCAGCTTGAGCTCTTTCTCGGCTTGATCCTTGGATTGTGTGTCCAGCTGGCCACGGAGAGCTTGGATTTCCATCCGGTACCGTTCCAGCAAGACGCGACTcccatcgccgccaccgGCACCGTAcgcctcctcggcctttttggcATGGCTGACGATATTATTTTTCGCTCGCGCGGCGAATTTGAGCGTGTTCAAAGTCTCTCCCGTGTGCGCATTGACGCCAGTTGCACATTGGATCGTACACAGAATACTGACGAGGGAATTGCCGGACAGGGCGGGTTGCAGCAGTCGAGTCAACTTGCTATCACGATATGGGAGATGGCGGCCTTCTTTATCGGCCGGATTGCCCTGTTTGTCCTTGTTGTCCGATAGTCGGGAGATGATGTTTCCTAAGGTGAGCAAACTCTTGTTGATATGCGCGCCTTCGGTGCGGCGCTCCTTGTCATCGGCCGCTCGCTCTGAACCAGCCAGATCAATCAGACTCAGCGTTGACACCCGTACGCCACCAGGGGCGATCCCCGCTCGCTTGTCTTGAGTGTTGCCGGTAGGAGCGCGCTCTCGACTCTCGACGACGATCTGGACCACCGCGTGACTTCGGGAACTGCGCGCGTTGAACTGCGTGCTGCTCGTCCGTCTCGCATGGTCTCCTCGCGCGATCACCCGGAGCAGTTGTGTGGGGCTTTGCACAATCTCTTCCTTGAGAGGCGACGCGTACACACCGCGTTTGCTGTCTTCGCGCAGTTTAATTTCTTCCTGTTGGGGCGCTGGTGTCCCATTGGCGTTCATGGACGTGGAGAGTAGATCGTGAATCTTCTCGTTGTAGATCTCGAGATAGCTGACCCGCAGCAAAAATTCCCGATGCGGCGTTTCTCGAATGAATGAGAAAATGTCGGTGATGGCCAGCGGGATCACTCCGGGTGAGGTCGCAGTACCCTGCATGGAGAATGTCTTTCCTGTACCCGTCATACCGTATGCGAAGACAGTTCCATGGTAACCTTCCATAACTCGCCGAACAAGACGCTTTGCACCCGAATCGTACACCTTTGCATTGTTCTCAGTGGCAGTAAACACGTTGTCTGAGGTGATTGATAGTGTCAGTTAACGCACACACTTTTCCATCTACGGACGGAGTCTTACCATAATAGTATTCGCCGCCTTCTTTCCCTCGGTAGGAAACGAGGCTCTGACGTCCATCCACGGCCCATTCCCCGTGGGTTCTGGGGGTTTCGCTGCCAACATTGGCTTCGGGCCGAACACGGACACTGACAAGGACATTTCCCTTCATTTCCTTCGGTTTCGAATTCGTCTTGCCCGCTGTGGTCGtatcatctccatcttcaaacGTGGTCGCACTGGTAGAGCAGGAGCCCTGGGCGGAGGAGCTTCTGCTGTGGGCCGGAGAGGCATCGACATCTCGGGCATCCGAGCTCAGGATTGACTTCCCATCTCCGCTACCGTTGAGCAACGAGGGAGTTTTCGAGCTCCGGAAGCTACTGGTGGTGCCCGTGCTCAATCGAGATGCTCGTTTTGCCTTTCCACTTCCCGCGGGAGTGGGGACTTGAAAGACAGGACTCGCGGACGTGGTTGATGGGCTCCTTCCACCCGTCGCAGGTTTAGGTGGTTGCGGGAACGATGCAATGCTGATCGTTCTGCGGAGCGTTTTATCGGGGCTGCTCGGTCCACGCCCGGTGGATGCTGAGCGGGCCGCGTTGAGGTTGGAAGTCGAGTTCGAGTTGGATAAAGGGGATTTGACCAGGGACGGTCTCGGGCTGGAGGGTGCTCGCAGTTTCGACGCGGGAGATGCAGCCCGTGTCGCGTCTGTCGATGAAGCTGTGCTGGTGTTTCTAGGTTTGGGGAGCGGCGGGAGGGACCCCGTCGGCGGATTGGTGGCCGGCCGGGACGGCTGCGGCAGTGCTGACATGGAGGCCATGGTATGGATCGATGGTCAATGCGTGGATCAGTGAATAGATAGCGTGATGGCCATGCGAATGGAGAGGCCGGGCCCTCTTTGCGCGCCTGATATTGAATCTGCGGTTGTTCAACATGGTGATTAGCCCAAACGCACTGATCAGACAAGTGAAGCATTGCCCGGTGGATGTGGGAGAGCAAGACGTTCAACAGTGACCATCAGAGATGGGTGCCTGAGCATCAAGCCCATCGCTGGATAATGGCCAGGGGCAGAGTGGGTAGGTTTCGGGCACATACAGATCCAAATGACCATGCGAGATTGCGATCACAACGGAGTCCACCGAGGATTTGGGATTGGACTGGAATTCGAGTCTGGAGGGAGGTCTGTCgagggaagaaagggagagagagaaggtgGGAGGTTGTGAtggggaaagggaagaaagaggaaagaaagagatcaAGGAATAGTGGGAAACAACGGGG of the Penicillium psychrofluorescens genome assembly, chromosome: 1 genome contains:
- a CDS encoding uncharacterized protein (ID:PFLUO_001976-T1.cds;~source:funannotate), giving the protein MGLAGPRKKTKISHDPNNTNWARSTSGFGHRIMSAQGWTPGNTLGARNAAHADFLTAASSTHIKVSIKDDTLGLGARVGRDPLGEPTGLDAFKGLLGRLNGKSEVVLKQEQSKRDDIKLARYAAMKFPEVRFVSAGLLTQEKPEELPPKDDTLNKKSNKSTKQQTDDEAPSDDTKAARKSSKSSKKSRSSRADEPDSSASASESKKEKKKEKKEKKEKKEKKAKKSKKRRAASEDGDSSSEEDTPQPSLEAIVQSSKASDPSIARERRPNGRQFLRGRHIAQKKRALLDDKSLNENSMNGATPSQRRSAANHSSQPHNVDHQDRRRIHWAPLNIGLERRLQTLIVLCHTLTIAIFLTSFFFTCAIPLFWPLLVPYLVYITLFSTAPTSGDLKGRSPFLRSLPIWRLYANYFPARLHREEPLPPTKKYIFGYHPHGIISHGAFAAFGTEALGFSKLFPGITNTLLTLDANFRIPFYREYALAMGLASVSRESCENILTKGGEDGEGMGRAITIVVGGARESLHAQPHTMRLVLKGRKGFVKLAIRTGADLVPVLAFGENNIYEQVRGDQHPIIHKFQMLVKQTMGFTIPLFHARGVFNYDVGLMPYRRPMNIVIGRPIQVMQQSNRDKIDDQYIDQLHSQYVEELQRLWGRWKDVFATERKGELEIIA
- a CDS encoding uncharacterized protein (ID:PFLUO_001977-T1.cds;~source:funannotate), which gives rise to MASMSALPQPSRPATNPPTGSLPPLPKPRNTSTASSTDATRAASPASKLRAPSSPRPSLVKSPLSNSNSTSNLNAARSASTGRGPSSPDKTLRRTISIASFPQPPKPATGGRSPSTTSASPVFQVPTPAGSGKAKRASRLSTGTTSSFRSSKTPSLLNGSGDGKSILSSDARDVDASPAHSRSSSAQGSCSTSATTFEDGDDTTTAGKTNSKPKEMKGNVLVSVRVRPEANVGSETPRTHGEWAVDGRQSLVSYRGKEGGEYYYDNVFTATENNAKVYDSGAKRLVRRVMEGYHGTVFAYGMTGTGKTFSMQGTATSPGVIPLAITDIFSFIRETPHREFLLRVSYLEIYNEKIHDLLSTSMNANGTPAPQQEEIKLREDSKRGVYASPLKEEIVQSPTQLLRVIARGDHARRTSSTQFNARSSRSHAVVQIVVESRERAPTGNTQDKRAGIAPGGVRVSTLSLIDLAGSERAADDKERRTEGAHINKSLLTLGNIISRLSDNKDKQGNPADKEGRHLPYRDSKLTRLLQPALSGNSLVSILCTIQCATGVNAHTGETLNTLKFAARAKNNIVSHAKKAEEAYGAGGGDGSRVLLERYRMEIQALRGQLDTQSKDQAEKELKLEAEQYEKEAQTRHDEQVLEMQLARTALKERIEHLNRLILSSKSTGVNSHNSLSAFGRLSGLSTGTRSLRSSASQSTLGAGQSSIRPISFMSVNSNDPSVSMPYSVNEDDDDMGEYGDGRASLQRQVSALQADLGDKNRYISTLERRLLQARRSSHSRISVGMKANTTNTISEHPDMAALVREKDMEINELRLQLDDKDRMLTALRSATRYRDLAVVTNESQSPTEPKSKVNSPSDADGPTPTTNGMIGKAVSPRAASLKEKGQEKEKEKEKEKEKEKEKEKEKETEKEGDKKENMDEVSRMLDEMIRGRVVSGQLDNGSRGSIQATGGSRRESASAEVAALKSSPVEKSAPRAQAIGENATREKTIEEKTTEENTNGEQATGGQAAEEKAVASPSV